One genomic window of Terriglobales bacterium includes the following:
- a CDS encoding 30S ribosomal protein S1: METVNEETNNHPTSTTTTTEPSPAQAQQEKSPETPQIQASERPTAGPTRKEKETMEDFATALETFEAETEALEHDNRIHKGTVISLTPNHVMVDIGSKTEGVVRIGEVKDHDGNVKVKPGDEIDVMIQHGEREEGYVVLSHERAKRLKVWDDIEKAYNEKSPIKGRVVERVKGGLSVDIGARAFLPGSQVDLKSVRNLDAMKGTDIEVRVIKLNKKRGNIVVSRKAILEEETAAKRSKTLEHLHEGAVLTGIVKNLTDYGAFVDLGGIDGLLHVTDMSWGRLTHPRDLVQVGDEIHVKVLKFDPEKQRVSLGFKQLTPDPWTDAAQRYPVSAHVKGRVISVTDYGAFVELEQGIEGLVHVSEMTWSKRMKHPSKIVGVGQEVECVVLNVNPSDRRISLGMKQLETNPWETLHEKYPINSTVEGRVRNLTDFGAFIEIEDGIDGLVHVSNLSWTKRVKHPSEVVKKGDKVKAIVLGIEPEQRRLSLGIKQLQPDVWETFFAQHRIGDVLKGKVLRVATFGAFVEIADGVEGLCHNSEAVDANGAAIHLEPGQEFDFKIIKMNPEEKKVGLSIRAVGEEASRQEVETYKHPTSSSSPGSATLGEIMNWKRAGNE; this comes from the coding sequence ATGGAAACCGTGAACGAAGAAACCAACAACCACCCCACCTCGACCACCACCACCACCGAGCCGTCACCAGCGCAGGCCCAGCAGGAAAAGTCCCCCGAAACCCCACAAATCCAAGCCTCCGAGCGGCCCACCGCGGGTCCTACTCGGAAAGAAAAAGAGACTATGGAAGATTTTGCCACTGCTCTTGAAACCTTTGAGGCCGAAACCGAGGCCCTGGAGCACGACAACCGCATTCATAAAGGCACTGTTATCTCTCTGACTCCCAACCACGTCATGGTGGACATCGGGTCCAAGACCGAAGGCGTGGTCCGCATCGGTGAAGTCAAGGACCACGACGGCAACGTCAAGGTCAAGCCCGGCGACGAGATCGACGTGATGATCCAGCACGGCGAGCGCGAGGAGGGCTACGTGGTCCTCTCGCACGAGCGCGCCAAGCGCCTCAAGGTCTGGGACGACATCGAGAAGGCCTACAACGAGAAATCCCCCATCAAGGGGCGCGTCGTCGAGCGCGTCAAGGGTGGCCTCTCGGTGGACATCGGGGCCCGCGCATTCCTGCCCGGTTCCCAGGTGGACCTCAAGTCGGTCCGCAACCTTGACGCCATGAAGGGCACCGACATCGAGGTCCGGGTCATCAAGCTCAACAAGAAGCGCGGCAACATCGTGGTTTCGCGCAAGGCCATCCTCGAGGAAGAGACCGCCGCGAAGCGTTCCAAGACCCTGGAGCACCTGCACGAAGGCGCGGTGCTGACCGGCATCGTCAAGAACCTCACCGACTACGGCGCGTTCGTGGACCTGGGCGGCATCGACGGCCTGCTCCACGTCACCGACATGTCCTGGGGCCGGCTCACCCATCCCCGCGACCTGGTGCAGGTGGGCGACGAGATCCACGTCAAGGTCCTCAAGTTCGACCCCGAGAAGCAGCGCGTTTCCCTCGGCTTCAAGCAGCTCACGCCCGACCCCTGGACCGATGCCGCGCAGCGCTACCCGGTGAGCGCGCACGTCAAGGGGCGCGTCATCAGCGTCACCGATTACGGCGCCTTCGTCGAGCTCGAACAGGGCATCGAAGGCCTGGTCCACGTCAGCGAGATGACCTGGTCCAAGCGCATGAAACATCCGTCGAAGATCGTCGGCGTCGGCCAGGAGGTCGAGTGCGTGGTCCTGAACGTGAACCCGTCCGACCGCCGCATCTCGCTGGGCATGAAGCAGCTCGAGACCAATCCCTGGGAGACGCTGCACGAGAAGTACCCCATCAACTCGACCGTCGAGGGCCGCGTCCGCAACCTCACCGACTTCGGCGCCTTCATCGAGATCGAGGACGGCATTGACGGCTTGGTCCACGTCAGCAACCTGAGTTGGACCAAGCGGGTGAAGCATCCGTCCGAAGTGGTGAAGAAGGGCGACAAGGTCAAGGCCATCGTGCTCGGCATCGAGCCGGAGCAGCGCCGCCTCTCCCTGGGCATCAAGCAGCTCCAGCCCGACGTCTGGGAGACCTTCTTTGCCCAGCACCGCATCGGGGATGTGCTCAAGGGCAAGGTCCTGCGCGTCGCCACCTTCGGCGCCTTCGTCGAGATCGCCGACGGCGTCGAGGGCCTTTGCCACAACTCCGAGGCGGTGGACGCCAACGGCGCTGCCATCCACCTCGAGCCCGGGCAGGAGTTCGACTTCAAGATCATCAAGATGAATCCGGAGGAGAAGAAGGTCGGGCTTTCTATCCGCGCCGTGGGCGAGGAAGCCAGTCGCCAGGAGGTCGAAACCTACAAGCACCCGACCTCGTCTTCGTCCCCCGGCAGC